Proteins encoded together in one Erinaceus europaeus chromosome 11, mEriEur2.1, whole genome shotgun sequence window:
- the RPL5 gene encoding large ribosomal subunit protein uL18 isoform X2, whose protein sequence is MGFVKVVKNKAYFKRYQVKFRRRREGKTDYYARKRLVIQDKNKYNTPKYRMIVRVTNRDIICQIAYARIEGDMIVCAAYAHELPKYGVKVGLTNYAAAYCTGLLLARRLLNRFGMDKIYEGQVEVTGDEYNVESIDGQPGAFTCYLDAGLARTTTGNKVFGALKGAVDGGLSIPHSTKRFPGYDSESKEFNAEVHRKHIMGQNVADYMRYLMEEDEDAYKKQFSQYIKNSVTPDMEEMYKKAHTAIRENPVYEKKPKKEVKKKRWNRPKMSLAQKKDRVAQKKASFLRAQERAAES, encoded by the exons ATG gggTTTGTTAAAGTTGTCAAAAATAAGGCCTACTTCAAGAGGTACCAAGTGAAATTTAGAAGACGGCGAG AGGGCAAGACTGATTACTATGCTCGGAAACGCTTGGTGATTCAGGATAAGAATAAGTACAACACGCCCAAATACAGGATGATAGTTCGAGTAACCAACAGAGACATCATTTGTCAG ATTGCTTATGCCCGAATTGAAGGAGACATGATAGTTTGTGCAGCTTATGCCCATGAACTCCCAAAGTATGGTGTGAAGGTTGGCCTGACAAATTATGCTGCTGCATATTGTACTGGTCTGCTGCTGGCCCGCAGG CTTCTCAATAGGTTTGGCATGGACAAGATCTATGAAGGCCAAGTCGAGGTGACTGGAGATGAATACAATGTAGAAAGCATTGATGGTCAGCCCGGTGCCTTCACTTGCTACTTAGATGCAGGGCTTGCCAGAACAACCACTGGAAATAAAGTTTTTGGGGCCCTGAAGGGAGCTGTAGACGGAGGTTTGTCTATCCCTCACAG TACCAAACGATTTCCTGGCTATGATTCAGAAAGTAAAGAATTCAATGCAGAAGTTCATCGGAAGCACATCATGGGCCAGAATGTTGCAGACTATATGCGTTACCTAATGGAAGAAGATGAGGACGCTTACAAGAAACAGTTCTCTCAATATATCAAGAACAGTGTGACTCCAGAC ATGGAGGAGATGTATAAGAAAGCTCATACTGCTATACGAGAGAATCCAGTCTATGAAAAGAAGCCCAAGAAAGAAGTTAAAAAGAAGAG GTGGAACCGTCCCAAGATGTCCCTTGCCCAGAAGAAAGATAGGGTAGCTCAGAAGAAGGCAAGCTTCCTCAGAGCTCAGGAACGGGCTGCTGAGAGCTAA
- the RPL5 gene encoding large ribosomal subunit protein uL18 isoform X1, with amino-acid sequence MGFVKVVKNKAYFKRYQVKFRRRREGKTDYYARKRLVIQDKNKYNTPKYRMIVRVTNRDIICQIAYARIEGDMIVCAAYAHELPKYGVKVGLTNYAAAYCTGLLLARRLLNRFGMDKIYEGQVEVTGDEYNVESIDGQPGAFTCYLDAGLARTTTGNKVFGALKGAVDGGLSIPHSTKRFPGYDSESKEFNAEVHRKHIMGQNVADYMRYLMEEDEDAYKKQFSQYIKNSVTPDMMEEMYKKAHTAIRENPVYEKKPKKEVKKKRWNRPKMSLAQKKDRVAQKKASFLRAQERAAES; translated from the exons ATG gggTTTGTTAAAGTTGTCAAAAATAAGGCCTACTTCAAGAGGTACCAAGTGAAATTTAGAAGACGGCGAG AGGGCAAGACTGATTACTATGCTCGGAAACGCTTGGTGATTCAGGATAAGAATAAGTACAACACGCCCAAATACAGGATGATAGTTCGAGTAACCAACAGAGACATCATTTGTCAG ATTGCTTATGCCCGAATTGAAGGAGACATGATAGTTTGTGCAGCTTATGCCCATGAACTCCCAAAGTATGGTGTGAAGGTTGGCCTGACAAATTATGCTGCTGCATATTGTACTGGTCTGCTGCTGGCCCGCAGG CTTCTCAATAGGTTTGGCATGGACAAGATCTATGAAGGCCAAGTCGAGGTGACTGGAGATGAATACAATGTAGAAAGCATTGATGGTCAGCCCGGTGCCTTCACTTGCTACTTAGATGCAGGGCTTGCCAGAACAACCACTGGAAATAAAGTTTTTGGGGCCCTGAAGGGAGCTGTAGACGGAGGTTTGTCTATCCCTCACAG TACCAAACGATTTCCTGGCTATGATTCAGAAAGTAAAGAATTCAATGCAGAAGTTCATCGGAAGCACATCATGGGCCAGAATGTTGCAGACTATATGCGTTACCTAATGGAAGAAGATGAGGACGCTTACAAGAAACAGTTCTCTCAATATATCAAGAACAGTGTGACTCCAGACATG ATGGAGGAGATGTATAAGAAAGCTCATACTGCTATACGAGAGAATCCAGTCTATGAAAAGAAGCCCAAGAAAGAAGTTAAAAAGAAGAG GTGGAACCGTCCCAAGATGTCCCTTGCCCAGAAGAAAGATAGGGTAGCTCAGAAGAAGGCAAGCTTCCTCAGAGCTCAGGAACGGGCTGCTGAGAGCTAA